A stretch of Pseudomonas sp. 7SR1 DNA encodes these proteins:
- the xerC gene encoding tyrosine recombinase XerC encodes MERQLDAYCEHLRSERQVSPHTLAAYRRDLAKVLGWCQKHNVGSWSALDIQRLRSLVARLHQQGQSSRSLARLLSAVRGLYHYLNREGLCDHDPATGLAPPKGERRLPKTLDTDRALQLLEGAVEDDFLARRDQAILELFYSSGLRLSELTGLNLDQLDLADGMVQVLGKGSKTRLLPIGRKAREALELWLPLRALANPADDAVFVSQQGRRLGPRAIQLRVKAAGERELGQNLHPHMLRHSFASHVLESSQDLRAVQELLGHSDIKTTQIYTHLDFQHLATVYDSAHPRAKRIKGDES; translated from the coding sequence ATGGAGCGGCAGCTGGACGCCTACTGCGAGCACCTGCGCAGTGAGCGCCAGGTGTCGCCCCATACGCTGGCAGCCTACCGTCGCGACCTTGCAAAAGTGCTGGGCTGGTGTCAGAAACACAACGTCGGCAGTTGGTCGGCACTGGACATCCAGCGCCTGCGCAGCCTGGTCGCCCGCCTGCACCAACAGGGCCAATCCTCTCGCAGCCTGGCCCGCCTGCTGTCGGCGGTGCGCGGCCTGTATCACTACCTCAATCGCGAAGGCCTGTGCGATCACGACCCGGCCACCGGCCTGGCGCCCCCCAAGGGCGAGCGCCGGTTGCCCAAGACCCTCGACACCGACAGGGCCCTGCAACTGCTCGAAGGGGCGGTCGAGGATGACTTCCTGGCACGACGGGACCAGGCGATCCTCGAGCTGTTCTATTCTTCCGGCCTGCGGCTATCGGAGCTGACGGGGCTGAACCTCGATCAACTGGACCTGGCCGACGGCATGGTCCAGGTGCTGGGCAAGGGCAGCAAGACTCGCCTGCTGCCCATCGGCCGCAAGGCCCGGGAAGCCCTGGAGCTGTGGCTGCCGCTACGGGCACTGGCCAACCCCGCCGATGATGCCGTTTTCGTCAGCCAGCAGGGCCGCCGCCTCGGCCCCAGGGCGATCCAGCTGCGGGTCAAGGCCGCCGGCGAACGTGAACTGGGGCAGAATCTGCATCCGCACATGCTCAGGCACTCCTTCGCCAGCCATGTCCTGGAGTCATCCCAGGACCTTCGCGCTGTCCAGGAGCTGCTAGGCCATTCGGACATCAAGACCACCCAGATCTACACCCACCTGGACTTCCAGCACCTGGCGACGGTCTATGACAGTGCCCACCCCAGGGCCAAACGCATCAAGGGCGACGAATCATGA